From the Solanum lycopersicum chromosome 10, SLM_r2.1 genome, one window contains:
- the LOC101259302 gene encoding uncharacterized protein isoform X2 — protein sequence MEDRGESFVAVRRISQGFERGNSTCHSSSEVMAGSTAWLGRGLSCVCAQGTDIDTRRSFDVTPAQEECLQKLQNRIDVAYDGSIPEHQEALRALWKAAFPVEELHGLISEQWKDMGWQGKDPSTDFRGAGFISLENLLYFARNFQKSFQDLLQKQEGDRALWEYPFAVAGVNITFMLIQILDIEAIKPRNLVGATFLKFLAENESAFDLLYCITFKLMDYQWLAMHASYMDFNTVMKSTRRQIERELLEENIKRLEDLPSYRLLN from the exons ATGGAGGATAGAGGAGAATCGTTCGTGGCAGTGAGGAGGATATCCCAAGGATTTGAAAGAGGGAATAGTACTTGCCATTCATCTTCTG AGGTCATGGCAGGATCAACAGCATGGCTTGGCAGAGGCCTTTCATGCGTTTGTGCCCAGGGAACCGATATTGATACGCGTCGATCATTTGATGTGACACCAGCTCAG GAGGAATGCTTGCAAAAACTACAAAACCGTATAGATGTTGCATATGATGGTTCAATTCCTGAACATCAG GAAGCTTTAAGAGCACTGTGGAAAGCTGCCTTCCCTGTGGAGGAACTCCATGGTTTAATATCTGAGCAATGGAAGGATATGGGTTGGCAAGGGAAGGATCCATCTACTGACTTTAG GGGTGCTGGATTCATATCACTGGAGAACTTGTTATATTTTGCGAGAAATTTCCAG AAATCATTCCAGGATCTTCTTCAAAAGCAGGAAGGTGATAGGGCATTATGGGAATACCCATTTGCTGTTGCTGGTGTCAACATCACATTTATGTTAATCCAGATACTTGATATAGAAGCTA TAAAACCAAGAAATCTTGTGGGAGCAACTTTTTTGAAGTTTCTTGCAG AAAACGAATCAGCATTTGATCTGCTATATTGTATCACATTTAAGCTGATGGATTATCAGTGGCTCGCCATGCACGCGTCATATATGGACTTCAAT ACAGTTATGAAGTCCACTCGTCGACAAATTGAAAGGGAACTTTTGGAAGAAAACATAAAACGGTTGGAGGATTTGCCCTCATACAGACTTCTTAATTGA
- the LOC101259302 gene encoding uncharacterized protein isoform X3, with protein MEDRGESFVAVRRISQGFERGNSTCHSSSEVMAGSTAWLGRGLSCVCAQGTDIDTRRSFDVTPAQEECLQKLQNRIDVAYDGSIPEHQEALRALWKAAFPVEELHGLISEQWKDMGWQGKDPSTDFRGAGFISLENLLYFARNFQKSFQDLLQKQEGDRALWEYPFAVAGVNITFMLIQILDIEAIKPRNLVGATFLKFLAENESAFDLLYCITFKLMDYQWLAMHASYMDFNL; from the exons ATGGAGGATAGAGGAGAATCGTTCGTGGCAGTGAGGAGGATATCCCAAGGATTTGAAAGAGGGAATAGTACTTGCCATTCATCTTCTG AGGTCATGGCAGGATCAACAGCATGGCTTGGCAGAGGCCTTTCATGCGTTTGTGCCCAGGGAACCGATATTGATACGCGTCGATCATTTGATGTGACACCAGCTCAG GAGGAATGCTTGCAAAAACTACAAAACCGTATAGATGTTGCATATGATGGTTCAATTCCTGAACATCAG GAAGCTTTAAGAGCACTGTGGAAAGCTGCCTTCCCTGTGGAGGAACTCCATGGTTTAATATCTGAGCAATGGAAGGATATGGGTTGGCAAGGGAAGGATCCATCTACTGACTTTAG GGGTGCTGGATTCATATCACTGGAGAACTTGTTATATTTTGCGAGAAATTTCCAG AAATCATTCCAGGATCTTCTTCAAAAGCAGGAAGGTGATAGGGCATTATGGGAATACCCATTTGCTGTTGCTGGTGTCAACATCACATTTATGTTAATCCAGATACTTGATATAGAAGCTA TAAAACCAAGAAATCTTGTGGGAGCAACTTTTTTGAAGTTTCTTGCAG AAAACGAATCAGCATTTGATCTGCTATATTGTATCACATTTAAGCTGATGGATTATCAGTGGCTCGCCATGCACGCGTCATATATGGACTTCAAT TTATGA
- the LOC101259302 gene encoding uncharacterized protein isoform X1 — translation MEDRGESFVAVRRISQGFERGNSTCHSSSEVMAGSTAWLGRGLSCVCAQGTDIDTRRSFDVTPAQEECLQKLQNRIDVAYDGSIPEHQEALRALWKAAFPVEELHGLISEQWKDMGWQGKDPSTDFRGAGFISLENLLYFARNFQKSFQDLLQKQEGDRALWEYPFAVAGVNITFMLIQILDIEAIKPRNLVGATFLKFLAENESAFDLLYCITFKLMDYQWLAMHASYMDFNFICSLEVPMPFPLYKLAKNFSLATAVVTTRSSHAFSTLYAACFKVSVWPHGVGISFPRC, via the exons ATGGAGGATAGAGGAGAATCGTTCGTGGCAGTGAGGAGGATATCCCAAGGATTTGAAAGAGGGAATAGTACTTGCCATTCATCTTCTG AGGTCATGGCAGGATCAACAGCATGGCTTGGCAGAGGCCTTTCATGCGTTTGTGCCCAGGGAACCGATATTGATACGCGTCGATCATTTGATGTGACACCAGCTCAG GAGGAATGCTTGCAAAAACTACAAAACCGTATAGATGTTGCATATGATGGTTCAATTCCTGAACATCAG GAAGCTTTAAGAGCACTGTGGAAAGCTGCCTTCCCTGTGGAGGAACTCCATGGTTTAATATCTGAGCAATGGAAGGATATGGGTTGGCAAGGGAAGGATCCATCTACTGACTTTAG GGGTGCTGGATTCATATCACTGGAGAACTTGTTATATTTTGCGAGAAATTTCCAG AAATCATTCCAGGATCTTCTTCAAAAGCAGGAAGGTGATAGGGCATTATGGGAATACCCATTTGCTGTTGCTGGTGTCAACATCACATTTATGTTAATCCAGATACTTGATATAGAAGCTA TAAAACCAAGAAATCTTGTGGGAGCAACTTTTTTGAAGTTTCTTGCAG AAAACGAATCAGCATTTGATCTGCTATATTGTATCACATTTAAGCTGATGGATTATCAGTGGCTCGCCATGCACGCGTCATATATGGACTTCAAT TTCATATGCTCTCTAGAAGTTCCCATGCCTTTTCCACTTTATAAGCTGGCTAAAAATTTCAGTTTGGCTACGGCAGTCGTAACAACCAGAAGTTCCCATGCTTTTTCCACTTTATATGCTGCTTGCTTCAAAGTTTCAGTTTGGCCACATGGTGTAGGAATTAGTTTCCCTCGGTGCTAG